From the Euphorbia lathyris chromosome 6, ddEupLath1.1, whole genome shotgun sequence genome, one window contains:
- the LOC136233625 gene encoding novel plant SNARE 11, translating into MDSILAENEELAQIDGEIADVFRMLSNGFQKMEKIKDANRQSRQLEELTQKMRDCKRLIKEFDSEVKNMERLHDQNTIRLLNDKKQSMIKELNSYVALKKKYSTNLENNNKRVDLFDGPSEETYEQNVLLGSSMSNQELVDHGHQMMDDTDNAIERGKKIVQETISIGTETAAALKSQTEQMSRIVNELDTINFSIKKASKLVKEIGRQIATDKCIVAMLFLIVLGVVSIIIVKIVNPNNKEIRDIPGLAPPVQNRRLLWSPNVRII; encoded by the exons atgGATTCCATATTGGCGGAAAACGAAGAGTTAGCACAAATTGATGGAGAAATAGCTGACGTTTTTCGAATGTTATC AAATGGGTtccagaaaatggaaaaaattaaGGATGCTAACAGGCAAAGTCGACAATTGGAAGAACTTACCCAAAAAATGCGAGATTGTAAAAg ACTTATAAAAGAATTTGACAGTGAAGTAAAAAACATGGAGAGATTGCATGATCAAAACACAATTAGATTATTGAATGATAAAAAACAATCAATG ATAAAAGAGTTGAATTCATATGTTGCTCTTAAAAAGAA ATATTCAACAAATCTAGAGAACAATAATAAGAGAGTTGATTTATTTGATGGGCCTAGTGAAGAAACATATGAACAAAATGTCTTACTTGGTTCCt CAATGTCAAATCAGGAATTAGTGGATCATGGACATCAAATGATGGATGATACTGACAATGCAATTGAGAGAGGCAAGAAG ATTGTTCAAGAGACGATCAGTATTGGGACAGAAACAGCAGCAGCATTAAAGTCTCAG ACAGAACAAATGAGTAGAATAGTGAATGAATTAGACACTATAAATTTTTCAATAAAGAAAGCTTCAAAGCTAGTGAAAGAGATAGGTAGGCAGATTGCAACTGATAAATGTATAGTCGCAATGCTCTTTCTCATTGTGCTTGGTGTCGTTTCTATCATTATTGTCAAG ATAGTGAACCCAAACAACAAGGAGATTCGGGATATTCCAGGATTAGCACCTCCTGTCCAAAACCGCAGATTACTTTGGTCTCCTAATGTCAGGATTATTTAA
- the LOC136232724 gene encoding probable serine/threonine-protein kinase PBL19 translates to MNCFLIFKDKSKKKKKGDSRSAPELSNQSKPDTSKPNLTSRSLPSPRRSITELYKEKEQNLRVFSFQELKEATHSFSRLLKIGEGGFGSVYKGSIRPNNGQSDSIVVAIKKLNKHGLQGHKQWLAEVQYLGVVSHPNLVKLLGYCSVDDERGIQRLLVYEYMPNKSLEDHLFNRGLPVLPWRKRLEIMLGAAEGLVYLHGGMEVQVIYRDFKSSNVLLDENFKAKLSDFGLAREGPTGDHTHVSTGVVGTYGYACPEYVETGHLTIHSDVWSFGVVLYEILTGRRTLERNLPTKEQKLLDWVKQFPADSKKFSMIIDPKLRNEYSISAAKRIAKLADSCLIKNPKERPTMIEVVDSLNKAIEETEGASTSDTKNVKSSGHRLSNGKMNKV, encoded by the exons ATGAATTGCTTTCTTATTTTTAAGGATaaatcgaagaagaagaagaaaggagattCACGATCAGCCCCAGAATTGAGCAATCAAAGCAAACCAGATACCTCAAAACCCAACCTTACATCGAGATCTTTACCATCGCCAAGACGAAGCATAACTGAATTGTACAAAGAAAAGGAGCAAAACTTGAGAGTCTTCTCTTTTCAAGAGCTCAAAGAGGCAACTCATAGTTTTAGCAGATTACTGAAAATTGGTGAAGGTGGTTTTGGCAGTGTGTATAAGGGTTCAATAAGACCTAATAATGGTCAATCTGATTCTATAGTTGTTGCCATTAAGAAGCTTAACAAGCACGGCTTGCAG GGCCATAAGCAATGGCTTGCAGAAGTTCAATATCTTGGAGTTGTTAGTCATCCCAACCTAGTAAAACTTTTAGGCTACTGCTCCGTTGACGATGAAAGAGGGATTCAACGATTGTTGGTGTATGAATATATGCCTAATAAGAGCCTAGAGGACCATCTTTTCAACAGAGGCTTACCTGTTTTGCCATGGAGAAAAAGATTAGAGATTATGCTTGGTGCAGCTGAAGGATTGGTTTACTTGCATGGAGGAATGGAAGTTCAG GTAATATATCGCGATTTTAAATCATCCAATGTGCTACTGGATGAGAATTTTAAGGCAAAGCTCTCAGATTTTGGACTTGCTAGAGAAGGGCCAACAGGCGACCATACTCATGTATCCACAGGG GTGGTTGGTACATATGGGTATGCTTGCCCAGAATATGTTGAGACAGGTCATCTAACAATACATAGCGATGTATGGAGCTTCGGTGTGGTGCTGTACGAAATACTTACAGGACGACGAACTCTGGAAAGAAACTTGCCAACAAAGGAGCAAAAACTTCTGGATTGGGTGAAACAATTCCCAGCAGACAGCAAAAAGTTCAGTATGATTATAGACCCGAAACTCCGAAATGAGTACTCCATTTCAGCAGCAAAGAGAATTGCTAAGTTAGCAGATAGCTGCCTgataaaaaatccaaaagagcGGCCTACAATGATTGAGGTGGTTGATAGCTTAAATAAAGCAATAGAAGAAACAGAAGGCGCAAGCACTTCTGATACGAAAAATGTTAAATCATCTGGACATAGATTGAGTAATGGAAAGATGAACAAG GTATAA